Proteins found in one Zea mays cultivar B73 chromosome 1, Zm-B73-REFERENCE-NAM-5.0, whole genome shotgun sequence genomic segment:
- the LOC103643067 gene encoding endoplasmic reticulum-Golgi intermediate compartment protein 3, whose product MELWSKLRNLDAYPKVNEDFYSRTLSGGLITILSSLAILLLFFSEIRLYLYSATESKLTVDTSRGERLHINFDVTFPALPCSLVAVDTMDVSGEQHYDIRHDIIKKRIDHLGNVIESRKDGVGAPKIERPLQKHGGRLDHNEVYCGSCYGAEESDDQCCNSCEEVRDAYRKKGWAVNNVELIDQCKREGYVQRLKDEQGEGCTIHGFVNVNKVAGNFHFAPGKSLDQSFNFLQDLLNLQPETYNISHKINKLSFGEEFPGVVNPLDGVEWIQDNSNGLTGMYQYFVKVVPTIYTDIRGRKIHSNQFSVTEHFREAIGYPRPPPGVYFFYEFSPIKVDFTEENTSLLHFLTNICAIVGGIFTVAGIIDSFVYHGHRAIKKKMELGKLG is encoded by the exons ATGGAGCTCTGGAGCAAGCTGCGAAACCTGGATGCCTACCCGAAAGTGAACGAGGACTTCTACAGCCGCACCCTCTCCGGCGGCCTCATCACCATCCTCTCCTCCctcgccatcctcctcctcttcttcTCCGAGATCC GACTTTATCTATATTCTGCCACGGAAAGTAAGCTCACTGTTGATACCTCGAGAGGGGAAAGACTACATATCAAT TTTGATGTTACGTTCCCGGCCCTTCCTTGTTCTCTAGTTGCTGTTGATACGATGGATGTTAGTGGAGAGCAACATTATGATATA AGGCATGACATAATAAAGAAAAGAATTGATCATCTTGGTAATGTAATTGAATCAAGAAAAGACGGAGTTGGTGCCCCTAAG ATTGAAAGACCATTACAGAAGCATGGCGGTAGGCTTGACCACAACGAGGTTTACTGCGGATCTTGTTATGGTGCTGAGGAG TCGGATGATCAGTGTTGCAACTCCTGTGAAGAAGTTCGTGATGCGTATCGAAAGAAAGGGTGGGCTGTCAACAACGTAGAATTAATTGATCAG TGCAAGAGGGAGGGCTATGTACAAAGGTTAAAAGATGAACAAGGGGAAGGTTGTACCATCCATGGATTTGTAAATGTGAATAAAGTAGCTGGCAACTTTCACTTTGCCCCCGGGAAAAGCTTGGACCAGTCATTCAACTTCCTGCAAGACCTGTTGAACCTCCAACCAGAAACTTACAAT ATAAGCCACAAGATAAATAAGCTGTCCTTTGGGGAAGAGTTCCCAGGTGTAGTCAATCCTCTTGATGG AGTTGAGTGGATACAGGATAACTCCAATGGATTAACGGGGATGTACCAGTATTTTGTAAAG GTTGTTCCAACAATCTACACAGATATCAGGGGGCGCAAGATTCACTCAAATCAG TTTTCTGTGACAGAGCACTTCAGAGAGGCAATTGGCTATCCTAGGCCTCCACCTGGTGTATATTTCTTCTACGAATTTTCACCAATCAAG GTTGATTTTACTGAGGAAAATACGTCGCTCCTTCACTTCCTGACGAACATATGTGCTATTGTTGGAG GTATCTTCACGGTTGCTGGCATCATAGATTCTTTCGTGTACCATGGTCACCGCGCCATCAAGAAAAAAATGGAGCTCGGGAAGCTTGGGTAA